One genomic segment of Penaeus chinensis breed Huanghai No. 1 chromosome 24, ASM1920278v2, whole genome shotgun sequence includes these proteins:
- the LOC125037886 gene encoding extensin-like produces the protein MKFLVVASALVASAAASQRFLVPQSLYSHPSSASLDSSSFSPSTSSFAVPSLRSHKKSASSHSHPVYTSPSHISSSYSPPSHSHGNAFSSSFSGPPSLSYGAPPSSDYGAPPSSDYGAPPSSSYGAPGLAGAPCGGGKIKNTDGSCAFPKLTKNVYVFTSPEVKHPYVPPQSLPPPEVEHNVVFIRTPDSGGPPEPIVIPPPRQENVVYVLSKKEQEAPKVIEVPSDGPQTPQVYYVNYDDGDNPILPGGIDLQSALSAAVDGGGLAIDSGTYGPPASYYA, from the exons ATGAAGTTCCTG GTCGTGGCGTCAGCGTTGGTCGCGTCGGCGGCGGCGTCTCAGAGATTCTTGGTTCCACAGTCGCTCTACTCCCACCCTTCGTCTGCCTCGCTCGACTCGTCCTCGTTCAGCCCTTCGACCTCCTCCTTCGCCGTCCCGTCCTTGCGGTCCCACAAGAAGAGCGCCTCCTCGCACAGCCACCCCGTGTACACGTCGCCCTCGCACATCTCGTCCTCGTACAGCCCTCCGTCGCATTCCCACGGCAATGCTTTTTCCAGTTCCTTCTCCGGCCCTCCCTCCCTGTCGTACGGCGCACCGCCCTCGTCTGACTACGGCGCACCGCCCTCGTCCGACTACGGAGCACCGCCCTCTTCAAGCTACGGCGCCCCTGGCCTGGCCGGAGCGCCATGCGGAGGAGGCAAGATCAAGAACACGGACGGCAGCTGCGCGTTCCCGAAACTGACGAAGAACGTGTACGTGTTCACGTCGCCGGAGGTGAAGCACCCGTACGTACCCCCCCAGTCACTCCCACCGCCCGAGGTGGAGCACAACGTTGTGTTCATCCGCACGCCCGACTCGGGCGGCCCGCCGGAGCCCATCGTCATCCCTCCGCCCCGCCAGGAAAACGTCGTATACGTGCTCAGCaagaaggagcaggaggcgcCCAAGGTCATCGAGGTCCCCAGCGACGGCCCGCAGACACCCCAGGTGTACTACGTCAACTACGACGACGGCGACAACCCGATCCTCCCCGGCGGCATCGACCTGCAGAGCGCCCTCAGCGCGGCGGTCGACGGCGGCGGCCTGGCGATCGACAGCGGGACCTACGGCCCCCCGGCGAGTTACTACGCCTAG